A single region of the Brassica rapa cultivar Chiifu-401-42 chromosome A03, CAAS_Brap_v3.01, whole genome shotgun sequence genome encodes:
- the LOC103856892 gene encoding putative F-box/FBD/LRR-repeat protein At5g22670: MHLVDNAYANDAFLEKLISSCPVLEDLTVVRNKYTEDYLEVLRVRSQSLKSLVVDHDGRKCWYRDCRVVVIDNQFTSYVISNLSSSTKVDTDVSFDVDIDLNVIDSSKRRVVRRFFTMLSNVRDMTISQTTLEGICVYLKHEQLPQFPHLIRLDAVLYNSDLGNLANILESCQNLKSLVLELSNLKEEELLILASVPKCLRSSLEYVEIKTPIRGDVAEIELVKYFLENSAVLKKLKMCLRCWRMNEESIILMQLLRLRRCSTSCEVVAQLQELEETSLKL, from the exons ATGCATTTAGTAGACAATGCTTACGCTAATGATGCCTTTCTTGAGAAGCTTATCTCATCTTGTCCGGTTCTTGAAGATTTAACCGTTGTTAGAAACAAATATACAGAGGACTACCTTGAGGTTCTACGTGTGCGTTCTCAGTCGTTAAAGAGTCTCGTAGTTGATCACGATGGTAGAAAGTGTTGGTACAGAGATTGTAGGGTTGTTGTGATTGATAACCAGTTCACAAGTTATGTAATAAGCAATTTGAGTTCATCCACCAAGGTAGACACTGATGTCAGTTTTGATGTGGACATTGACCTAAATGTAATTGACTCCTCAAAGAGACGTGTAGTGAGACGTTTCTTCACCATGCTCTCGAACGTAAGGGACATGACTATAAGTCAAACAACTTTAGAG GGCATATGTGTCTACTTGAAACATGAACAACTGCCTCAGTTTCCTCACTTGATCAGATTAGATGCGGTCTTGTATAACTCTGATTTGGGAAATTTGGCAAACATTCTTGAGAGCTGTCAAAATCTCAAATCCCTTGTCTTG GAGTTGAGTAATCTTAAGGAGGAGGAACTACTTATTCTAGCATCAGTTCCAAAATGTTTAAGATCGTCCCTGGAGTACGTTGAGATAAAAACACCGATAAGAGGAGATGTAGCTGAAATCGAACTAGTGAAGTACTTCCTGGAGAATTCGGCAGTGCTCAAGAAGTTGAAGATGTGTTTGCGTTGTTGGAGAATGAACGAAGAGTCAATCATCTTGATGCAACTCTTGAGATTAAGGAGATGCTCTACTTCTTGTGAAGTTGTTGCTCAACTTCAAGAGTTAGAAGAGACTTCTCTCAAACTATGA
- the LOC103856523 gene encoding putative F-box/FBD/LRR-repeat protein At5g22670 — protein MSERGVACRRRTGEDMISLLPDHLLCQILSDVPTKTAVVTSVLSTRWRTIWLSTPVLDLHTDDFPNFTAFASFISWFLDFSKGSSCLHKLKLDLVSKRPIQEIFIESSWDLAFVRGYLDPYYLITDWINKAVTRKVQHLDISYPWIVEMMPLSIYTCETLVSLKLQNVPLADSQYVSLPLLNTMHLVDNIYASDALLENLVSSCPVLEDLTVVRKGDTVYNFEVLRVRSQSLKSLVVVLSGRKWWYKACRVAVIDAPGLNYLSLKDNKFTSYVISSLSSSAKVDIDVSFDVEISGQTTLIDSSKRSAVRSFFSMLSSVRDMTISLTTLECICLYLKHEPLPQFPYLIRLHAVLSNSDLGNLPNILESCPNLKSLVLELNNFRKEELLIFSSSAPECLRLSLECVEIRTPIRGAVAEIELVKYFLENSAVLKKIKMRLRRGIMNNESNICMQLLRLRRCSPSCEVVVEELEDTFQGLDFFSELMNGCVFKDL, from the exons ATGAGCGAGAGAGGAGTAGCATGTCGTCGCAGGACTGGAGAAGACATGATAAGCTTATTACCTGATCACTTGCTGTGTCAGATACTCTCTGATGTTCCTACAAAGACGGCTGTAGTGACTAGCGTTTTGTCCACCAGATGGAGAACTATCTGGCTTTCGACTCCTGTCTTGGATTTGCACACTGATGATTTCCCTAACTTCACTGCCTTTGCAAGCTTCATCTCTTGGTTTCTAGATTTCTCTAAGGGCTCATCATGCTTACACAAGCTCAAACTTGATTTGGTCTCTAAAAGACCTATTCAAGAGATCTTTATAGAGTCATCATGGGACCTTGCTTTTGTGAGAGGTTATCTTGATCCCTATTACTTGATAACAGATTGGATCAACAAAGCAGTTACACGTAAAGTTCAACATCTAGATATCTCATATCCTTGGATTGTGGAGATGATGCCACTAAGCATCTACACGTGTGAGACTCTAGTATCCTTGAAACTCCAAAACGTGCCATTGGCTGATTCCCAGTACGTTTCTCTACCTCTTCTCAATACCATGCATTTAGTAGACAACATATACGCTAGTGATGCTCTTCTTGAGAATCTTGTCTCATCTTGCCCGGTTCTTGAAGATTTAACAGTTGTTAGAAAAGGAGATACAGTGTACAACTTTGAGGTTTTACGAGTGCGTTCTCAGTCATTAAAGAGTCTCGTAGTTGTTCTTAGTGGTAGGAAATGGTGGTACAAAGCTTGTAGGGTTGCTGTGATTGATGCTCCTGGACTCAACTATTTGAGTCTTAAAGATAACAAGTTCACAAGTTATGTAATAAGCAGTTTGAGTTCATCTGCCAAGGTAGACATTGATGTCAGTTTTGATGTGGAAATAAGTGGTCAAACAACTTTAATTGACTCCTCAAAGAGAAGTGCAGTGAGAAGTTTCTTCAGCATGCTCTCGAGCGTAAGGGACATGACTATAAGTCTAACAACTTTAGag TGCATATGTCTTTACTTGAAACATGAACCACTGCCTCAGTTTCCTTACTTGATCAGATTACATGCGGTCTTGTCTAACTCTGATTTGGGAAATTTGCCGAACATTCTTGAGAGCTGTCCAAATCTCAAATCCCTTGTCTTG GAGTTGAATAATTTTAGGAAGGAGGAACTACTTATTTTCTCATCATCAGCTCCGGAATGTTTAAGATTATCACTGGAGTGCGTTGAGATAAGAACACCGATAAGAGGAGCTGTAGCTGAAATCGAACTAGTGAAGTACTTCCTGGAGAATTCGGCAGTGCTCAAGAAGATTAAGATGCGTTTGCGTCGCGGGATAATGAACAACGAGTCAAACATTTGCATGCAACTCTTGAGATTGAGGAGATGCTCTCCTTCTTGTGAAGTTGTTGTTGAAGAGTTAGAAGACACTTTTCAAGGATTGGATTTTTTCTCTGAATTGATGAATGGTTGTGTTTTTAAAGACCTTTAA